TTCTGTTGAATATCTTCCCCAGCGTGGACACCCCCGTTTGTGCCACCAGCGTGCGCACCTTCAACATGGAAGCCTCCAAGGTTCCCAACGCCGTCATCATCGGCATTTCACGCGATCTTCCCTTTGCTCTGGGACGCTTTTGCGGTGCCGAAGGCATCGACAAAGTGCTCACCCTCTCCGAAATGCGCGACCGCGAATTTGGCAAAACCTACGGCTTGGAATTAATTGATGGCCCCATGGCGGGACTTTTGGCGCGTGCGGTGATCGTGATTGATGAAACTGGCAAAGTGGTCTAT
This DNA window, taken from Candidatus Cloacimonadota bacterium, encodes the following:
- the tpx gene encoding thiol peroxidase, whose amino-acid sequence is MAKTKLHGNTVNTIGSLPRMGCAAKDFTLTANDLSDRSLADFKGKKILLNIFPSVDTPVCATSVRTFNMEASKVPNAVIIGISRDLPFALGRFCGAEGIDKVLTLSEMRDREFGKTYGLELIDGPMAGLLARAVIVIDETGKVVYRELVEEITQEPDYQAALAALKK